Part of the Intestinibacillus sp. Marseille-P6563 genome is shown below.
CAGGGTGCGCTCGATGTCAAATGCACCATGATTCTGGTTTTATATCCAATGATGATGGCCAGCAATGCACTCTGGTATTGCCTCTGTATCCTGATTCCTTTTGTATTCCAAAACCTTTTAACGTTTTTGTTTTGGGGTATCTTATGGCTACTGATCCGCAAAGTGCTGCCAGATGCGCACTACACGTTGTCTCACCAGACCTGGATGCTGATGAGCATGCTTTCTATTCTGCCAATGGCGGCAACACTGGCCTCGGTCATTTTAAACCAATCGGAAGACCTCATGCTGTCTATTGCCATTTTACCATTTGCGGTCTTTTCTTCGGTGGTCTTGCTGCTGTCTGTGGCGATTTTCACCAAACAGGAATATATTGCGCAGGAAAACCAGCTTTATCAGCTTCGTTCCATTTACTGGTCCCATCTGGAGGAAGAACAATTACAGCTTCGCCGGCTACGTCACGATTTGCGCAACCACTTTGCCGCTCTCCAGGGCTTCCTGCTGCGCGGCGACACTATTCAGGCGCAAACATATTTGGAAGACCTGACCGAAGCGCCCGGCATGTTATCAGGGCAGCATTTTTGCGATAATGAAACGGTCAATATCGTATTGTCCAGCAAAGTTCCAGAAATTCAGGCAGCGAATATTCAATTGCATCTCGATTTGGCCTTGCCATCGAAGCTGCCATTTTCCGCTCCGGCGTTGTGCTCTCTGCTTGCCAATGCGCTGGATAATGCTTATGAAGCCTGCTGCAAGATCCCATCTTCCCAAACGCGCGCAATCTCTTTGCAGGCTCGCGTTTGCCATGGTCAATTTATGCTGCGTGTCACCAATACCTATCGATCCATTGAAACCGACTCGCAGGGCAATTTACGCACCAGCAAAACCGATACCAAAACCCATGGCTTTGGTCTACGCAATATGCAGTCCATCGCCCAGGAGTACCATGGAGTCTGTGATATCCAAACCAAAAGACAGATATTTGAGCTTTTATTCTCCTGTCCTGTTGATGCATAAAAAAACGCCCTTTCGGGCGTTTTAACGTTCTACATAGAGATCAACGGTTTCCGGTCCGTCAAACATATCTGCAAATTGCGGAATGATACGGGTAAAATGTTCGGTTGCATTGTGGCTGTCGATGGCTGCTTGATCTTTCCAAATCTCCATAAAGCAGTGCACCCGTTCATCGGCTAAACTCTGGTTGCTGCTGTATGCGATGCATCCTTCTTCCTGACGGGATGCTGCAACCAATTCATCGGCCAGTGCATGATAAGCATCCAGGCATTCTTTTTTGATAATCTGCTTTGCAATAATCTTAATCATAATCTGTCTCCTTTCTCGGAATACCTACGGTAAGTATATCATACTTTCCCCATTTAGAAAGCAAAATCCTTGAAAAAAACACAAAAATTCTGTTTTCCTTTTGCGCAGTTTGTGCTATGATAATAACAATTTTGAGTCATACCGACTTACGTTGGAGGTTTATTCATGCGAAAAATACTTTGTCTTATTTTGTCCTGTCTGCTTCTTTCCACTGCCATGACTGGCTGCCAAAATAAAACAGCGGAAGACGGCGCAGCTTCATCTTCCAGTGCGCAAGCTACTCCCACCGATCTTTTGAGTGGAAAGCATCATATTGAAATTCAAGTCAAGGATTACGGGACCATCCAAGCCGAACTGGATGCAGATGTCGCGCCGATCACGGTAACCAATTTTATCAATCTGGCCCAAGACGGGTTTTATGATGGGCTGACTTTTCACCGTGTCATTTCCGGATTTATGATTCAAGGGGGCGACCCGAACGGCGATGGTACCGGCGGCTCTGAGCAGACAATCAAAGGTGAGTTTTCTGCCAATGGGGCCGAAAATAATATCGACCATGTACGCGGTGTACTGTCCATGGCCCGGCAAATGGATAATTACGACAGCGCGAGCAGCCAATTTTTTATTGTACAGCAGGACTCCCCGCACCTCAATGGTGACTATGCTGCGTTCGGGTATGTAACAGAAGGTATGGAGATTGTAGATGCCATCTGTGAAAATACCCCGGTACAGGATGGCAACGGTACGGTTGCCTCCGCAGATCAGCCTATTATCGAAACAATTTCGGTCATCGATTAAAAAAAAGCGTCCACAGGCAAAAGTTCTGTGGACGCTTTTTTCGAATAAAACAGAGGATTTCACACCATTTATGGCGTTTTTTTACTTTCTACCACATCATTTGCAGTGATGCAGAGCAGATTTGTAAAATTAAAGGCGAGAAAAGTAAAAATATTTCTGTTTTTGTGTCAAGATTTTAGAAGCCAGCATTCCGAAACATGATATAGCGTAGTATTTCTACCTCAAATCGTGCAAATTTTTTGATTTTTTTGCACAAAAAGTGGCGACTAAATTTATTCAATTATGCAGGGCAATAATACTACTATTTCATACTTTTGCAACGAATCCCCTATATAATATGAATAGAGGTGGTTTAGTCATGTCTTTCGGAAGCCGTCTTCGACTTTTGCGCGAAGAGCGGAATATCACTCAAAAGCAACTCGGTTCCATCATTGGCGTATCGCCTCGCATGGTCAGCTTCTATGAAAGCGGCGCGCACTTTCCGCGTGATGAAAAAATTCTTCATCAGCTGGCAGACTATTTCGAGGTATCCACGGATTTCCTGTTGGATTACTCCGAGATACGAACCGAAGCCTCTTTAAAGGCTTTCTGTGCCGAGTTCAAAAATCTCCCGTTTGCAGCGCAACAGAACCTGGCAGAATATATGCACTTCTTATCATACAAATCAAAGAAGACCCGCACTTCTGCCACAACTTCCGCTACTACGCAGGATTTTTAAGAGGACTGTCCGCTCGAAGGGTAAAACCCGGCTTTGGCCGGGTTTTATTCTTTTCAAAACAAAACGCCCCCGATCCGGAAGCGTTTTCCCTATATTTTAGAACATTCCAACCGGACGTGTTGATACCGCAGCCGCAGGCATAGAAGCCCTTGTATGGCGCAGCATAATTTGCAAACGCGCTGCTGTGTATCCTGAGCCAACTTGCGTTAACAATGTGGTAAGGATTTGTTCTTGTGACTTCTGGTAAGAATTATCTGCCTTTTGTTCGGTAACCGTATAATATAACATCTGGCTTCCCTCGCTTTCTGTCAATGAAATAAAATCTCTAGATGGGAGCACAATTGCGATTTTCACGTCACCAGAACAATCCTTATTTGACTTCATTATACTTCTTTCCTGCACAAGAGTCAATCCCGCTTTCGTTAATTAATTGTTAAATTTTTATAAAATTTTTATAGAATTCCATTTTCCGGTTTTCACTCCATCCTTTATTATGCTTTCGAGAAAACTTCTATTCTCAAAAGTTTTCACATGTTCTGGAACCAGTCTGCATTTTCTTATATTAAAAATCGCTGCAATGCTTGACAAGACTTTTCCAAATTCCCTATAATAATAAAAAAGGCACCAAGGCTTTTGCTATGGCGCCTTTTCTGTCCTCATTGGGTAAGATGGTTGAAGGAGGATCTCATGAAAGACCAAAAGAAGTACACAAGTCCGCAATCGTTTGAGGGACGCATCCCCTTGCGGCAAGCCATTCCATTGGGTCTGCAACATGTGTTGGCCATGTTCGTAGGCAATTTAACTCCACTGTTGATTATCTGCGGTGCATGCGGTATCTCATCAGATGATCCTCAGCTTTTGACCAGCCTCCTTCAAAATGCGATGCTGGTTGCCGGCATCGTCACATTAGTTCAGCTTTACTCGATTGGCCCTTGCGGCGGTAAGGTTCCGATCATCATGGGCACCAGTTCGGGTTTCCTGGGTGTCTTTAATAGCGTCGTAGCACAAATGGGCGGCGGCGTTTTGGCTTATGGTGCCATTATGGGCGCATCGCTGATTGGCGGCTTATTCGAAACCGTGCTTGGCTTTTTCTTAAAACCACTGCGCCGGTTCTTCCCTCCGATTGTAACCGGTACGGTTGTTCTGGCGATTGGCCTGTCGCTCATTGGTGTTGGTATCAATTCGTTTGGCGGCGGTGGAACCAGCGTACATGACTTCGGTTCTGCAGAAAACCTGGCATTGGCCACGATTGTTTTGATTTCCATCGTTGTATTTAAGCATTTCTTCAAGGGCACTGCTTCCACAGCATGTATCCTGTTTGGCATTATTGTTGGCTATGTTGTCGCCTTTCTGATGAGTCTTTTCCTGCCGACCACGGGCAGCGTAGTTGTAGATGGAGAAACAGTTGAATTCACCAAGGCATGGGTATTGAATTGGAGCCAAGTCGCACAGGCCGATTGGTTTGCGATCCCGCAGATTATGCCGATCAAGCCAGTTTTTGATATTCGGGCGATTGCTCCCATTATGATCATGTTTATCGTCACTGCCGTAGAAACGGTTGGCGATATTTCGGGCTGTATGGAAGGCGGCGTTGGCCGCGAAGCAACCGACAAGGAACTGTCCGGCGGTGTTATCTGTGACGGTCTGGGTTCTTCGTTTGCAACAGTATTCGGTGTGCTTCCCAACACTTCGTTTTCGCAGAACGTCGGTCTGGTAACGATGACCAAAGTTGTAAATCGCTTTGCTTTGGCCTGTGGCGCGATTTTCCTCATTCTTTGCGGTCTATCCCCCAAGTTGGCAGCACTCGTGCAGATCATGCCGCAGAGCGTACTGGGTGGTGCGGCTGTTATGATGTTCGCTTCCATTGCTGTTTCGGGTATTCAGCTGATTACCAAGCACACCATTGATGCACGTGCGATTACGATTATTTCCATCGCATTGGGTCTTGGTTTTGGTTTGGGTTCCAACAGCCAGGCACTGAGCGGATTGCCTGAATGGGTCAGCTTGATCTTCGGCGGCTCGGGTATTGTACCGGCAGCCGTCATTGCGATTATTCTTAATGTTGTTCTGCCCCCTTCGAGCACTCCAGATACTACAAAGTAATAAAAAAATCGGACGATAGAATCGTCCGATTTTTTTATGCTCCTTACAGCATCTTAATAATCTCTCGTACCAGTTTCCGAAAATCTTGGCTGCGTTCTTCTGCCGTCGCATTCACTTCTGCGCCCGACAGCGCCTGCATCTGTACGCCGGCCGCCATGTTGGTAATCATGGAAATCGCCAGCACAGGAAGTCCACAATGCGCCGCCGCAATCACTTCAAATACCGTAGACATGCCCACTGCATCAGCACCCAGCGTACGGAAAGCCCGGATCTCAGCTGGTGTTTCAAATTGCGGACCGTTGACGCCAATATAAACACCTTGCTTTAGCGGTATCCCGCAAGTATGTGCTGCCTGCTTGGCCTTCTCTCGTAAATCCGGCGCAAAGGCAAATGTCATATCATTAAATCTCGGGCCGATCGCTTCATCGTTTGGCCCAATCAGCGGACTTTTCCCTGTAAAATTGATTTGATCCTCAATCAGCATAAAATCTCCAACCGAAAAGCTGGTGTTGATTCCGCCTGCGGCATTGGTCAGCAAAAGCGTTTGTACACCCATGGC
Proteins encoded:
- a CDS encoding uracil-xanthine permease family protein, with protein sequence MKDQKKYTSPQSFEGRIPLRQAIPLGLQHVLAMFVGNLTPLLIICGACGISSDDPQLLTSLLQNAMLVAGIVTLVQLYSIGPCGGKVPIIMGTSSGFLGVFNSVVAQMGGGVLAYGAIMGASLIGGLFETVLGFFLKPLRRFFPPIVTGTVVLAIGLSLIGVGINSFGGGGTSVHDFGSAENLALATIVLISIVVFKHFFKGTASTACILFGIIVGYVVAFLMSLFLPTTGSVVVDGETVEFTKAWVLNWSQVAQADWFAIPQIMPIKPVFDIRAIAPIMIMFIVTAVETVGDISGCMEGGVGREATDKELSGGVICDGLGSSFATVFGVLPNTSFSQNVGLVTMTKVVNRFALACGAIFLILCGLSPKLAALVQIMPQSVLGGAAVMMFASIAVSGIQLITKHTIDARAITIISIALGLGFGLGSNSQALSGLPEWVSLIFGGSGIVPAAVIAIILNVVLPPSSTPDTTK
- a CDS encoding helix-turn-helix domain-containing protein → MSFGSRLRLLREERNITQKQLGSIIGVSPRMVSFYESGAHFPRDEKILHQLADYFEVSTDFLLDYSEIRTEASLKAFCAEFKNLPFAAQQNLAEYMHFLSYKSKKTRTSATTSATTQDF
- a CDS encoding putative quinol monooxygenase produces the protein MIKIIAKQIIKKECLDAYHALADELVAASRQEEGCIAYSSNQSLADERVHCFMEIWKDQAAIDSHNATEHFTRIIPQFADMFDGPETVDLYVER
- a CDS encoding purine-nucleoside phosphorylase, with the protein product MYQKIKEAANYMQRILPFTPKIGLVLGSGLQPLAQEIQNAVIAEYHQVPYMPHATAPGHVGQFVCGYIEEQPVICMQGRLHGYEGHTPESIVFPIRVMRAMGVQTLLLTNAAGGINTSFSVGDFMLIEDQINFTGKSPLIGPNDEAIGPRFNDMTFAFAPDLREKAKQAAHTCGIPLKQGVYIGVNGPQFETPAEIRAFRTLGADAVGMSTVFEVIAAAHCGLPVLAISMITNMAAGVQMQALSGAEVNATAEERSQDFRKLVREIIKML
- a CDS encoding sensor histidine kinase, which gives rise to MLVHILFQAIVVYLPFFLSPFFILKLIEKFLVPRPGKLAQGLRVIIAWVSVNMIIQISDPVNILYTLPFFCLSILFLYQGALDVKCTMILVLYPMMMASNALWYCLCILIPFVFQNLLTFLFWGILWLLIRKVLPDAHYTLSHQTWMLMSMLSILPMAATLASVILNQSEDLMLSIAILPFAVFSSVVLLLSVAIFTKQEYIAQENQLYQLRSIYWSHLEEEQLQLRRLRHDLRNHFAALQGFLLRGDTIQAQTYLEDLTEAPGMLSGQHFCDNETVNIVLSSKVPEIQAANIQLHLDLALPSKLPFSAPALCSLLANALDNAYEACCKIPSSQTRAISLQARVCHGQFMLRVTNTYRSIETDSQGNLRTSKTDTKTHGFGLRNMQSIAQEYHGVCDIQTKRQIFELLFSCPVDA
- a CDS encoding peptidylprolyl isomerase, whose amino-acid sequence is MRKILCLILSCLLLSTAMTGCQNKTAEDGAASSSSAQATPTDLLSGKHHIEIQVKDYGTIQAELDADVAPITVTNFINLAQDGFYDGLTFHRVISGFMIQGGDPNGDGTGGSEQTIKGEFSANGAENNIDHVRGVLSMARQMDNYDSASSQFFIVQQDSPHLNGDYAAFGYVTEGMEIVDAICENTPVQDGNGTVASADQPIIETISVID